From the Blattabacterium cuenoti genome, one window contains:
- a CDS encoding penicillin-binding protein, with amino-acid sequence MYDKINMEIKIKRYILLYKSYLVSFLFICISILIILNLLHIQNYSNLYKRSVIENKIRTNLIHAKRGNIYSSDNKILAMSVIKYDIHIDFKSISKKLFKKNIVSLCNSLEYLLKKPFFFFYKKFIYEKNNENRYFLLAKNLDSLHVKTLKNFPIFREGKIKGGFIVEKKICRIYTLKDIGRRTLGYDDHRGKIGLEGAFSKYLKGKDGKRLEQRIGYKIWKPLKCKNDVDPEDGKDIYSTIDISLQEIAYNALLQRLYISKADHGCVILMDVKSGKIPAIINLEKINSNTYSDVRNFAIWEGSEPGSTFKTIAILAALEDKKIDIDMMVNLQGGVIKINGKVIRDSHYNGHKNMNIKQILENSSNVGIVKIIYNKYKNNPTEFIKHLYKWKLNKKIGIDLPGEGIPFIPKPGKDNWNKITLPWMTFGYNVKLTPLQILTFYNAIANEGKMIKPIFVTEIKYKGNSIKKYTKPIIIEKSITDHSSLKKIQNMLEGVVKNGTAKKYYNPEYPYAGKTGTTQLNYWMKEKYMNYNSSFVGYFPAKNPKYSCIVVISNPSKGYYGIETAVPVFDKIAKSIYQKMEKKTFIDNNKNKENFVRKILEYKKIFFNKSLMPNVISYPGKEIIPIFENKGYIVKYTGIGKVIYQSIKPGEKLKRNKVIFLKLEE; translated from the coding sequence ATGTATGATAAAATAAATATGGAAATAAAAATAAAAAGATATATTTTATTATATAAATCATATTTAGTTAGTTTTTTATTCATATGTATCTCTATATTAATTATTTTAAACTTATTACATATTCAAAATTATTCAAACTTATATAAAAGATCTGTTATAGAAAATAAAATTAGAACTAATCTTATTCATGCTAAACGTGGAAATATTTACTCATCAGACAATAAAATACTAGCTATGTCTGTAATAAAATATGATATTCACATTGACTTTAAATCAATATCTAAAAAACTTTTTAAAAAAAATATTGTATCTCTATGTAATTCATTAGAATATTTATTAAAAAAACCGTTCTTCTTTTTCTACAAAAAATTTATATATGAAAAAAATAATGAAAATAGATATTTCTTATTAGCAAAGAATTTAGACAGTTTACATGTAAAAACATTAAAAAATTTTCCAATTTTCAGAGAAGGAAAAATAAAAGGGGGTTTTATAGTAGAAAAAAAAATATGTAGAATATATACATTAAAGGATATAGGAAGAAGAACACTTGGATATGATGATCATAGAGGAAAAATTGGATTGGAAGGAGCCTTCAGCAAATATTTAAAAGGAAAAGATGGTAAAAGGTTAGAACAAAGAATTGGATATAAAATATGGAAACCATTAAAATGTAAGAATGATGTAGATCCAGAAGATGGAAAAGATATTTACTCTACAATAGACATATCATTACAAGAAATAGCATATAATGCATTACTTCAAAGATTATACATATCTAAAGCAGATCACGGTTGTGTCATTTTAATGGATGTAAAAAGTGGTAAAATACCTGCTATAATAAATTTAGAAAAAATTAATAGTAACACTTATTCTGATGTAAGAAATTTTGCAATATGGGAAGGAAGTGAACCAGGCTCAACTTTTAAAACTATAGCTATTCTTGCAGCATTAGAGGATAAAAAAATAGATATAGATATGATGGTTAATCTTCAAGGAGGAGTTATTAAAATAAATGGGAAAGTAATTCGTGATAGTCATTATAATGGACATAAAAATATGAATATCAAACAAATTCTAGAAAATTCTTCTAATGTAGGAATAGTGAAAATAATTTACAATAAATATAAAAATAATCCAACGGAATTTATTAAGCACTTATACAAGTGGAAACTAAATAAAAAGATAGGAATTGACCTACCTGGAGAAGGGATCCCATTTATACCAAAACCTGGAAAAGATAATTGGAATAAAATTACACTACCTTGGATGACTTTTGGGTATAATGTTAAATTAACTCCTTTACAAATACTTACTTTTTATAATGCCATAGCAAATGAAGGAAAAATGATAAAACCAATATTCGTAACAGAAATAAAATACAAAGGAAATAGCATAAAAAAATATACAAAACCTATAATTATAGAGAAATCTATAACTGATCATTCTTCTCTAAAAAAAATTCAAAATATGTTAGAAGGAGTTGTTAAAAATGGAACTGCTAAGAAATATTATAATCCAGAATATCCATATGCCGGGAAAACAGGTACTACACAATTAAATTATTGGATGAAGGAAAAATACATGAATTACAATAGTTCATTTGTAGGATATTTTCCGGCTAAAAATCCAAAGTATTCTTGTATTGTTGTAATTTCAAATCCATCAAAAGGATATTATGGAATAGAAACAGCTGTTCCAGTATTTGATAAAATAGCTAAATCAATATATCAAAAAATGGAGAAAAAAACTTTTATTGATAACAATAAAAATAAAGAAAATTTTGTAAGAAAAATTTTGGAATACAAAAAAATATTTTTCAATAAAAGTTTAATGCCTAATGTTATATCATATCCAGGTAAAGAAATTATACCAATTTTTGAAAACAAAGGATATATTGTTAAATATACAGGAATAGGAAAAGTTATATATCAATCTATTAAACCTGGAGAAAAATTAAAAAGAAATAAAGTTATATTTCTAAAACTAGAAGAATGA
- a CDS encoding phospho-N-acetylmuramoyl-pentapeptide-transferase, whose amino-acid sequence MAFFFSFIISFISYKIIIYFNSIKKIEIIDNIRKLGLIGEKNKTNVPTMGGIVIIFSTLISTIMFSSFKNRYILILIINMLWIGTIGFIDDYIKIKYNKKGLSFIGKISGQVILGIFIGITMYFHTEENGKKIIYINDKNININGFTTNIPKFLSKYSKKEKEFDYSCILGWYNNKLKKYTWIVFIPIVVMIMIFFSNGSNIADGIDGLTAGISTIIFVILSLFSAISSNKIFSKFFHLIYIPNLEETIVFSFSFLGTLISFLWYNTYPAQIFMGDTGSLTIGSLIVTLSIMNRKEFFLPILGLIFIIENFSVFIQVLYFKFFKTKYGIEKRFFLMAPIHHHFQKLGYHENKIFNRFFIIQVILSILLLILLVNK is encoded by the coding sequence ATGGCTTTTTTTTTCTCATTTATAATATCTTTCATTTCCTATAAAATAATTATTTATTTCAATTCCATAAAAAAAATTGAAATAATAGATAACATTCGTAAACTTGGACTTATTGGAGAAAAAAATAAAACAAATGTACCTACAATGGGAGGTATTGTTATTATATTTTCTACATTGATTTCTACAATTATGTTTTCTTCATTTAAAAATAGATATATACTTATATTAATTATTAATATGCTGTGGATAGGTACTATAGGATTTATAGATGATTACATAAAAATAAAATATAACAAAAAAGGATTAAGTTTTATAGGAAAAATATCGGGACAAGTAATATTAGGTATTTTTATTGGAATTACAATGTATTTTCATACGGAAGAAAATGGAAAAAAAATAATATATATTAATGATAAAAACATTAACATTAATGGATTTACAACAAACATTCCAAAATTTCTTTCTAAATACTCAAAAAAAGAAAAAGAATTTGATTACTCTTGTATATTAGGGTGGTATAATAATAAACTAAAAAAATATACTTGGATAGTTTTTATTCCTATAGTTGTTATGATTATGATATTTTTCTCTAATGGATCTAATATTGCAGATGGAATAGATGGATTAACAGCAGGAATTTCTACAATTATATTTGTAATATTATCTTTATTTTCTGCAATTTCTAGTAATAAAATTTTTTCAAAATTTTTTCATTTAATCTATATTCCTAATTTAGAAGAGACAATTGTTTTTTCTTTTTCTTTTTTAGGAACTTTGATAAGCTTTCTTTGGTACAATACATATCCTGCACAAATATTTATGGGAGATACTGGTAGTCTTACTATAGGTAGTTTAATTGTAACATTGTCTATTATGAATAGGAAAGAATTTTTTTTACCTATATTAGGTCTAATTTTTATAATTGAAAATTTTTCAGTATTTATACAAGTATTGTATTTTAAATTCTTTAAAACAAAATACGGAATTGAAAAAAGATTTTTTCTAATGGCTCCTATTCATCATCATTTTCAAAAATTGGGGTATCATGAAAACAAAATTTTTAATCGTTTTTTCATTATACAAGTAATACTTTCTATATTATTATTGATTTTACTTGTAAATAAATAA
- the murD gene encoding UDP-N-acetylmuramoyl-L-alanine--D-glutamate ligase — translation MIKRLIVILGGGESGVGAALLAKKNGFKIFVSDSGIIKNRYKKILKTKKIPFEEKGHSEEFIVKNAKNIVKSPGISSKIPLIKKINSFKIPILSELEFGKKFIKKNSYIITITGSNGKTTTSTIIYKILKQDRKLSVGLAGNIGYSFSKEVLKKKKIYVLEVSSFQLDDCCNFRSNIAIILNIARDHLNRYNNFDSYIYSKFRVAMYQREKDIFIYNYDDPFIRNGLKKYFIKSKRIPFSLKKKLNFGAYIKDNKIYIRNIKNEIVFCLCIKNISIEGDHNLYNIMASLIVSNIFDVQKKYIKTVLFKLKPIPHRMEKFFHTNGIQFINDSKSTNVHSAFYALHSIKKTIPIIWIVGGKDKGNDYNELVSLVHSKVKTIICLGKNNKKVFNFFKKTVDIILETKKMKEAVIMAYVFSFPGDCILLSPACSSFDLFKNYKERGDKFKLEVKKVFHDKNIYFS, via the coding sequence ATGATAAAAAGATTAATTGTAATATTAGGGGGTGGAGAAAGTGGTGTAGGAGCTGCTTTACTAGCTAAAAAAAATGGATTTAAAATATTTGTATCCGATTCCGGAATAATTAAAAATAGATATAAAAAAATTTTAAAAACAAAAAAAATACCTTTTGAAGAAAAAGGTCATTCAGAAGAATTTATAGTAAAAAATGCAAAAAATATAGTAAAAAGTCCGGGAATATCTAGTAAAATTCCATTAATAAAAAAAATTAATTCTTTTAAAATACCTATTTTATCTGAATTAGAATTTGGAAAAAAATTTATAAAAAAAAATTCTTATATAATAACTATAACAGGGAGTAATGGAAAAACAACTACAAGTACTATTATTTACAAAATTCTTAAACAAGATAGAAAATTAAGTGTAGGATTAGCAGGTAATATAGGATATAGTTTTTCTAAAGAAGTTTTAAAAAAAAAAAAGATTTATGTATTAGAAGTAAGTAGTTTTCAATTAGATGATTGTTGTAACTTTCGTTCAAACATTGCAATTATTTTAAATATTGCAAGAGATCACTTGAACAGATATAATAATTTTGATAGTTATATTTATTCTAAGTTTAGAGTAGCAATGTATCAACGTGAAAAAGACATTTTCATTTATAATTATGATGATCCATTTATTAGAAATGGATTAAAGAAATACTTCATCAAATCTAAACGTATTCCTTTTTCTTTAAAAAAAAAATTAAATTTTGGAGCTTATATAAAGGATAATAAAATATATATTAGAAATATAAAAAATGAGATAGTTTTTTGTTTATGTATAAAAAACATTTCTATAGAAGGAGATCATAATCTTTATAATATTATGGCATCTTTAATTGTATCCAATATTTTTGATGTACAAAAAAAATATATAAAGACTGTATTATTTAAACTTAAACCTATTCCACACCGTATGGAGAAATTCTTTCATACAAACGGTATACAATTTATTAATGATTCTAAATCAACGAATGTCCATTCTGCTTTTTATGCATTACACAGTATAAAAAAAACTATACCTATTATATGGATCGTAGGAGGTAAAGATAAGGGAAATGATTATAATGAATTAGTTTCATTAGTTCACAGTAAAGTAAAAACAATAATTTGTTTAGGTAAAAATAATAAAAAGGTTTTTAATTTTTTCAAAAAAACTGTTGATATTATATTGGAAACAAAAAAAATGAAAGAAGCTGTGATTATGGCTTATGTTTTTTCCTTTCCAGGAGACTGTATTTTATTATCTCCTGCTTGTTCTAGTTTCGATCTTTTTAAAAATTATAAGGAAAGAGGAGATAAATTTAAACTAGAGGTAAAAAAAGTTTTTCATGATAAAAATATATATTTTTCTTAA
- a CDS encoding trypsin-like peptidase domain-containing protein translates to MNKKIVFYIILSSFVSSIISIAAYSKYYKEEISRFPLYSSSHPISKNKLTSSETSWNNYTKYPDFTTIVEKTIHAVVNIKNYSRKYNNNSNTDPFDFFFGFPDNFGNRERKHQKNDITGLHGSGVIISPDGYIVTNNHVIKDAEKIEVTLNDQRSYNAKLVGTDPSTDVALLKINEKNLPFIYFSDSNKVKVGEWVLAIGNPFDLNSTVTAGIISAKNRSLGILREDNQSAIESFFQTDAAVNSGNSGGALINTNGELIGINTAISSSSGNFIGYSFAAPSNLVAKVIQDIKKYGKVQRAFLGIRGMDLSIVDSFNLKNFNIKTNKKIKPQPGFLIIEILDGSGASDAGLKSGDIIKSIDGVLIKGIADLSFIIGTKHPGDKIKIVINRNENNKIFNVILKDLQGKTKIRKKEEMFLSKILGATFEKISLKDKKDLGINYGILVKEIISGRLSTLGIEEGDVILSINGKNMEKPIDVNNVLKGYSGDVTIKVFKQNGQIYIVGFEMN, encoded by the coding sequence ATGAATAAAAAAATAGTATTTTATATCATACTTAGTAGTTTTGTTAGTTCAATAATTAGCATTGCTGCATATAGTAAATATTATAAAGAAGAAATTTCTAGATTTCCATTATATTCTTCATCTCATCCTATTTCAAAAAATAAATTAACATCATCAGAGACTTCATGGAATAATTATACAAAATATCCTGATTTTACAACAATTGTAGAAAAAACTATACATGCAGTAGTTAATATAAAAAATTATTCAAGAAAATATAACAACAATAGTAACACTGATCCATTTGATTTCTTTTTTGGTTTTCCAGATAATTTTGGAAACAGAGAAAGAAAACATCAAAAAAATGATATTACAGGACTTCATGGATCAGGAGTAATAATATCTCCAGATGGATATATTGTAACTAATAACCATGTTATAAAAGATGCTGAAAAAATAGAAGTCACACTTAATGATCAAAGATCATATAATGCAAAATTAGTAGGAACTGATCCTAGTACAGATGTAGCTTTACTAAAAATAAATGAAAAAAATCTCCCTTTCATTTATTTTTCAGATTCTAATAAAGTAAAAGTAGGTGAGTGGGTATTAGCAATTGGAAATCCATTTGATCTAAATTCCACAGTAACTGCAGGAATTATTAGTGCAAAAAATAGAAGTTTAGGAATTTTAAGGGAAGATAATCAATCAGCTATTGAATCTTTTTTTCAAACTGATGCTGCTGTTAACTCTGGTAACAGTGGTGGAGCATTAATAAATACAAATGGAGAATTAATCGGAATAAATACTGCTATTTCATCTTCTTCAGGAAATTTTATAGGATATAGTTTTGCAGCTCCCTCTAATCTTGTAGCAAAAGTAATACAAGATATTAAAAAATATGGGAAAGTACAACGTGCATTTTTAGGAATTAGGGGAATGGATTTATCAATAGTAGATTCTTTTAATTTAAAAAATTTCAATATAAAAACAAATAAAAAAATTAAACCACAACCTGGATTTTTAATTATAGAAATACTTGATGGAAGTGGAGCAAGTGATGCAGGTCTAAAATCAGGAGATATAATAAAGAGTATAGATGGAGTATTAATAAAAGGTATTGCAGATTTATCATTTATAATAGGAACAAAACATCCTGGAGATAAAATAAAAATAGTGATTAATAGAAATGAAAATAATAAAATTTTTAATGTTATCTTAAAAGATCTCCAAGGAAAAACCAAAATAAGAAAAAAAGAAGAAATGTTCCTATCTAAGATTTTAGGAGCAACATTTGAAAAAATTTCTTTAAAAGATAAAAAAGATTTGGGAATTAATTATGGAATTTTAGTTAAAGAAATAATAAGTGGAAGATTAAGTACTCTAGGAATAGAAGAAGGAGATGTAATATTATCTATTAATGGAAAAAATATGGAAAAGCCAATTGATGTTAATAATGTTTTAAAAGGTTATTCAGGAGATGTAACAATAAAAGTTTTTAAACAAAATGGTCAAATATACATAGTAGGATTTGAAATGAACTAA
- a CDS encoding UDP-N-acetylmuramoyl-L-alanyl-D-glutamate--2,6-diaminopimelate ligase, with protein MKKTLKNVFKNVTILKKIGFISNKFIVGIYIHSNNVKKNSMFFAKKGEITDGHEFINEAIKRGANTIVCEKIPICINKNITYILVKNTIVSLGIISSNFYDNPTKKIKLIGITGTNGKTSIATILHQLFYKMGEDNILISTIEIRILSNKYKTIHTTPNIIDINKYLYLGIKKKCKYAFIEVSSHGIDQKRIYGLLFKGGVFTNITHDHLDYHKSFHHYLFTKKFFFNSLPNKSFALINCDDKHYDKIIKEISAKLYSYGLKKNADFNAKILQTNFYGSSILINGHKIFTSLIGKFNVYNILASYATSILLGKKKDEILKIINEIKPVNGRFEQFLSNSGIRVIVDYAHNPNGLKTIIKSIKEIKKKNVRLICVIGCGGNRDVIKRSLMGKIVYEECDISIFTSDNPREEDPYKIFMDMKNFSSYIEKKPILTILSRKKAIKTAIKIANKNKKYIILIAGKGHENYQEIKGSRYPFNDIKIIKNFLNKK; from the coding sequence ATGAAAAAAACATTGAAAAACGTTTTTAAAAATGTAACAATACTAAAAAAAATAGGATTTATTTCTAATAAATTTATAGTTGGAATTTATATACATTCTAATAATGTTAAAAAAAATTCTATGTTTTTTGCAAAAAAAGGGGAAATAACAGATGGACATGAATTTATTAATGAAGCAATAAAAAGAGGCGCTAATACAATTGTATGTGAAAAAATTCCTATTTGTATTAATAAAAATATAACATATATACTTGTTAAAAATACTATTGTATCTCTAGGGATTATATCTTCTAATTTTTATGACAATCCAACTAAAAAAATTAAACTAATAGGAATTACAGGGACAAATGGTAAAACATCTATAGCAACTATATTACATCAATTATTCTATAAGATGGGAGAGGATAATATTCTTATTTCTACAATAGAAATAAGAATATTATCCAATAAATATAAAACTATACATACAACTCCAAATATTATTGATATTAATAAATACCTATATTTAGGTATAAAAAAAAAATGTAAATATGCTTTTATAGAGGTCAGTTCCCATGGAATTGATCAGAAAAGAATTTATGGATTGTTATTTAAGGGCGGTGTATTTACTAATATAACACATGATCATTTAGATTATCATAAATCATTTCATCATTATTTGTTTACTAAAAAGTTTTTTTTCAATAGTTTACCCAACAAATCTTTTGCTTTAATTAATTGTGATGATAAACATTATGATAAAATTATAAAAGAAATTTCAGCAAAATTATATTCTTATGGATTGAAAAAAAATGCTGATTTTAATGCAAAAATTTTACAAACTAATTTTTATGGGAGTTCCATTTTGATTAATGGACATAAAATATTTACAAGTTTAATAGGAAAATTTAATGTATATAATATTTTAGCTAGTTATGCTACGTCTATATTATTAGGTAAAAAAAAAGATGAAATTTTAAAAATTATAAATGAAATTAAACCAGTAAATGGACGTTTTGAACAATTTTTATCAAATTCAGGAATTCGTGTAATTGTAGATTATGCTCATAATCCTAATGGATTAAAAACAATTATAAAATCTATTAAAGAAATAAAAAAAAAAAATGTAAGATTGATTTGTGTTATAGGATGTGGAGGGAATAGAGATGTTATAAAACGATCTTTAATGGGTAAAATTGTTTATGAAGAATGTGATATTTCTATTTTTACTTCTGATAATCCTAGAGAAGAAGATCCATATAAAATATTTATGGATATGAAAAATTTTAGTTCATATATTGAAAAAAAACCTATATTAACTATTTTAAGTAGAAAAAAAGCTATAAAAACTGCAATCAAAATTGCAAATAAAAATAAAAAATATATTATTTTAATAGCAGGAAAAGGTCATGAAAATTATCAAGAAATAAAAGGATCCCGTTATCCTTTTAATGATATAAAAATAATAAAAAATTTTTTAAATAAAAAATAA
- the rsmH gene encoding 16S rRNA (cytosine(1402)-N(4))-methyltransferase RsmH gives MKEEKKMIIKYFHKPVLTKKSVNNLLTDKNGIYIDATFGGGGHSSYMLKKLNINAKLIAIDQDKDAIKSNLIKDPRLHLFHNNFVNIKDILNKKIIGKISGILIDLGCSFFQLSNPKRGFSYKLHCILDMRMNQDLPYSAQNVVNESSKQKLYKIFHEYGDFKNAIKIADIIIKKRKDKKIITNFELMNLFLIKGNFKKRKRFFSRLFQSIRIEVNNEINILKYFLLKSYEILSSKGRIAVISYHSTEDRIIKHFFKNLSFKIINKKVFKPSKKEIENNSKSRSAKLRIAEKI, from the coding sequence ATGAAAGAAGAAAAAAAAATGATTATAAAATATTTTCATAAACCAGTACTTACAAAAAAAAGTGTAAATAATTTACTTACTGATAAAAATGGAATATATATAGATGCTACGTTTGGAGGTGGTGGTCATTCATCATATATGCTTAAAAAATTAAATATAAATGCAAAATTAATTGCTATTGACCAGGATAAAGATGCTATAAAAAGTAATCTTATTAAAGATCCCCGATTACATTTATTTCACAACAATTTTGTTAATATTAAAGATATTTTAAATAAAAAAATAATAGGAAAAATATCAGGAATATTGATTGATTTAGGATGTTCTTTTTTTCAGTTATCAAATCCAAAAAGAGGTTTTTCTTATAAGTTACATTGTATTCTTGACATGAGAATGAATCAAGACCTACCTTATTCTGCTCAAAATGTTGTTAATGAAAGTTCTAAACAAAAACTTTATAAAATATTTCATGAGTATGGAGATTTTAAAAATGCTATAAAAATAGCAGATATAATAATAAAAAAAAGAAAAGATAAAAAAATTATTACTAATTTTGAATTAATGAATCTTTTTTTAATTAAAGGAAATTTCAAGAAAAGAAAAAGATTTTTCTCTAGATTGTTTCAATCTATACGAATAGAAGTAAACAATGAGATAAATATTTTAAAATATTTTTTACTAAAATCCTATGAAATTCTTTCTTCAAAAGGCAGAATTGCAGTTATATCATATCATTCTACTGAAGATAGAATTATTAAACATTTTTTTAAAAATCTATCATTCAAAATCATTAATAAAAAAGTATTTAAACCAAGTAAAAAGGAAATTGAAAATAATTCAAAATCTAGAAGTGCAAAACTAAGAATTGCAGAAAAAATATAA
- a CDS encoding FtsL-like putative cell division protein gives MINNISTIKDILKGKFLIKKNAYKSWNFIIFLALLSLISITSSHLMDHKIRKMNKINEEIKELKSEYAYIHSKYIQMQLESFFKKKLSNRLKHLDSPPYELKYESNKIINK, from the coding sequence ATGATAAATAATATAAGTACAATTAAAGACATACTAAAAGGAAAATTTTTAATTAAAAAAAATGCTTATAAAAGTTGGAATTTTATAATTTTTCTAGCCTTATTATCCTTAATTAGTATCACTAGTTCACATCTAATGGATCATAAAATACGTAAGATGAATAAAATAAATGAAGAAATAAAAGAATTAAAATCAGAATATGCCTATATCCACAGTAAATATATACAAATGCAATTGGAATCTTTTTTTAAAAAAAAATTATCTAACAGGTTAAAACATTTAGATAGTCCACCATATGAATTAAAATATGAAAGTAATAAAATAATTAATAAATAA
- a CDS encoding FtsW/RodA/SpoVE family cell cycle protein has protein sequence MIKIYIFLNKYIRGDRYIWAFISLLSIFSFLPVYSASANLVSTYGEKNIVFRYLLKHAIFLFIGFIILLFTQFIDYKYFYNISIYSLPVVFILLILTLIQGKELNGVNASRWLYIPIVNISFQTSNIAGLSLFIYCSRFLSQKKNVNFTFINSFIPLLLPIFLIIGLIFPANGSTAAIVFFSVLILLFIGGYPFIGIIGILLMGILFSFIYIYSVIKLGDKNPIHRVFTWKSRIEKFLYHKYEDSYQMKQSKTAIILGNKFGRGPGKSVLKSFLPQSSSDFIYAIIIEEYGIFGGVILLFIYMLILLRIIIIATKVENYFCSLLVISVGFPIINQALINMGITVGLFPVTGQTLPLISAGGTSMWVTFFSFGIILSVSRVIYEK, from the coding sequence ATGATAAAAATATATATTTTTCTTAATAAATATATAAGAGGAGATAGATATATATGGGCTTTTATATCCTTATTATCTATATTTTCTTTTTTACCAGTGTATTCTGCAAGTGCTAATCTGGTAAGTACATATGGAGAAAAAAACATAGTATTTCGTTATTTATTAAAACATGCAATTTTTTTATTTATTGGTTTTATTATTCTTTTATTTACTCAGTTTATAGACTATAAATATTTTTATAATATTTCCATATATTCTCTTCCAGTAGTTTTTATTTTATTAATTTTAACTTTGATTCAAGGAAAAGAATTAAATGGAGTAAATGCTTCCAGATGGTTATATATTCCTATAGTTAATATATCTTTTCAAACGTCTAACATTGCTGGATTGTCCTTATTTATTTATTGTTCCAGATTCCTTTCTCAAAAAAAGAATGTAAATTTTACTTTTATTAATTCTTTTATTCCATTATTATTACCAATATTCCTTATTATTGGACTGATTTTTCCTGCTAATGGTTCAACTGCAGCAATTGTATTTTTTTCCGTTTTAATTTTGCTTTTCATAGGTGGATATCCATTTATAGGTATAATAGGAATTCTATTAATGGGAATATTATTTTCGTTTATATATATTTACTCTGTTATAAAATTAGGAGATAAAAATCCAATTCATAGGGTCTTCACATGGAAAAGTCGTATAGAAAAATTTTTATATCATAAATATGAAGATAGTTATCAAATGAAACAATCTAAAACTGCTATTATATTAGGAAATAAATTTGGACGAGGGCCAGGAAAAAGTGTATTAAAATCCTTTTTACCCCAGTCTTCTTCAGATTTTATTTATGCTATTATTATAGAAGAATATGGAATCTTTGGAGGAGTAATTCTTTTATTTATATATATGCTTATTTTATTAAGAATTATAATAATAGCTACAAAAGTAGAAAACTATTTTTGTTCTTTATTAGTTATTTCTGTAGGATTTCCTATAATTAATCAAGCATTAATTAATATGGGTATAACAGTTGGATTATTTCCTGTTACTGGGCAAACTTTGCCATTGATTAGTGCAGGTGGGACTTCAATGTGGGTAACTTTTTTTAGTTTTGGTATTATACTAAGTGTCAGTAGAGTAATATATGAAAAATAG